The Streptomyces seoulensis genome contains a region encoding:
- a CDS encoding diacylglycerol/lipid kinase family protein, whose protein sequence is MRALLVVNPAATTTSARRRDVLIHALASEMKLEVVNTEYRGHARDLGRSAAESDDVDMVVALGGDGTVNEVVNGLLHAGPDPERLPGLAVVPGGSTNVFARALGLPNDPVEATGALLDALREKRERVVGLGLTSGTPGTADEAVPERWFTFNAGLGFDAGVVGRVERERERGKKSTHALYVRQVARQFIGEPNRTHGTISLERPEAETVTDLAVAIVSNTSPWTYLGNRPMYTSPKASFDKGIDVLGLKRLSTAAVARYATQLLTSSPERGPHGRHAVSLHDLDRFTLHSKVPLPLQMDGDHLGLRTSVTFTGVRRALRVIV, encoded by the coding sequence ATGCGTGCACTTCTCGTGGTCAATCCGGCGGCAACCACCACAAGCGCCCGCAGACGCGACGTTCTGATCCACGCGCTCGCCAGCGAGATGAAGCTGGAGGTCGTCAACACCGAGTACCGCGGTCACGCGCGTGATCTGGGGCGGTCGGCTGCGGAGAGTGACGACGTCGACATGGTGGTGGCCCTCGGCGGCGACGGCACCGTGAACGAGGTGGTCAACGGCCTGCTGCACGCCGGCCCCGACCCCGAGCGGCTGCCCGGCCTCGCGGTGGTCCCCGGCGGTTCGACCAATGTCTTCGCCCGCGCCCTGGGTCTGCCCAACGATCCCGTCGAGGCCACCGGCGCCCTGCTGGACGCGCTGCGCGAGAAGCGGGAACGGGTGGTGGGCCTCGGTCTGACCTCGGGTACGCCGGGCACGGCGGACGAGGCGGTGCCGGAACGCTGGTTCACTTTCAATGCCGGACTGGGCTTCGATGCCGGTGTCGTGGGCAGGGTCGAAAGAGAACGGGAGCGCGGCAAGAAGTCGACGCACGCGCTCTATGTCCGCCAAGTAGCAAGGCAGTTCATCGGTGAACCCAATCGCACGCACGGCACGATCAGCCTGGAAAGGCCGGAAGCGGAGACGGTGACCGACCTCGCCGTCGCCATAGTCTCGAACACGTCGCCCTGGACGTATCTCGGCAATCGCCCGATGTACACGTCGCCTAAGGCGTCGTTCGATAAAGGCATCGACGTGCTCGGTCTGAAGCGGCTGTCGACGGCCGCGGTTGCCCGGTATGCGACCCAGTTGCTCACTTCGTCCCCCGAGCGCGGACCCCATGGCAGACACGCGGTCTCGCTGCACGACCTGGACCGCTTCACCTTGCATTCGAAGGTCCCTCTGCCCCTTCAGATGGACGGTGACCACCTGGGGCTGCGGACGAGCGTGACGTTCACAGGCGTTCGCCGGGCACTGCGTGTGATTGTGTGA
- a CDS encoding WhiB family transcriptional regulator produces MDWRHNAVCREEDPELFFPIGNTGPALLQIEEAKAVCRRCPVMEQCLQWALESGQDSGVWGGLSEDERRAMKRRAARNRARQASA; encoded by the coding sequence ATGGACTGGCGTCACAACGCCGTTTGTCGCGAGGAAGACCCCGAGCTGTTCTTCCCCATCGGCAACACCGGTCCCGCGCTGCTGCAGATCGAGGAAGCCAAGGCCGTCTGCCGTCGCTGCCCCGTCATGGAGCAGTGCCTGCAGTGGGCGCTCGAGTCCGGCCAGGACTCCGGCGTCTGGGGTGGTCTGAGCGAGGACGAGCGTCGCGCGATGAAGCGCCGCGCCGCCCGCAACCGTGCTCGCCAGGCTTCTGCCTGA
- a CDS encoding sensor histidine kinase — translation MNELVRQHTALGDTDLEWLHLLVSEWQLLSDLSFADLVLWVPTSDGTRYVSVAQMRPNTGPTSYQDDMVGHLVPRGRRPMLDAALDEGRIVREGDPEWREEVPVRVESIPVRREGRVLGVIARNTNLLTVRTPSRLELTYLQSASDLAQMIAAGSFPFPDQQVDMDASPRAGDGLIRVDADGIVQYASPNALSAYHRLGLAADLVGHHLGRTTAELAPTRGPVDEALAKAASGYAPREFEIEANDGVIQFRSIPLKPKGTRIGSLVLCRDVTELRRRERELITKDATIREIHHRVKNNLQTVAALLRLQARRIDSERGREALEEAVRRVGSIAIVHETLSQNLDERVEFDDIADRVLAMVAEISPGKVTGRRSGRFGWLDAEVATPLSMVLTEVLQNALEHGFREGDTGTVEVSAVRGGTTKEARLLVTVQDDGVGLPEGFDPHTAGNLGLQIVRTLVEGELGGTFDMVPAPERGTRVVLDIPVRPQK, via the coding sequence ATGAACGAACTCGTCCGCCAGCACACCGCCCTCGGGGACACCGACCTCGAGTGGCTCCATCTGCTGGTCTCGGAGTGGCAACTGCTCTCCGACCTCTCCTTCGCCGATCTCGTCCTGTGGGTCCCCACCAGCGACGGCACCCGGTACGTCTCGGTCGCCCAGATGCGCCCGAACACCGGCCCGACCTCCTACCAGGACGACATGGTCGGCCACCTGGTCCCGCGCGGCCGCCGCCCCATGCTGGACGCGGCGCTGGACGAGGGCCGCATCGTGCGCGAGGGCGACCCGGAATGGCGCGAAGAGGTCCCCGTACGGGTCGAGTCCATCCCCGTACGCCGTGAGGGCCGCGTCCTCGGGGTGATCGCCCGCAACACCAACCTGCTGACCGTGCGCACCCCGAGCCGCCTGGAACTCACCTATCTCCAGAGCGCCTCGGACCTCGCACAGATGATCGCGGCCGGTTCCTTCCCCTTCCCCGACCAGCAGGTCGACATGGACGCCTCCCCGCGCGCGGGCGACGGCCTGATCCGGGTGGACGCGGACGGCATCGTCCAGTACGCCTCCCCGAACGCGCTCTCCGCCTACCACCGCCTCGGTCTCGCCGCCGACCTGGTCGGCCACCACCTCGGCCGCACCACCGCCGAACTCGCCCCGACGCGCGGCCCGGTGGACGAGGCGCTCGCCAAGGCCGCCAGCGGCTACGCGCCCCGCGAGTTCGAGATCGAGGCGAACGACGGGGTGATCCAGTTCCGGTCCATCCCGCTCAAGCCCAAGGGCACCCGCATCGGTTCACTGGTGCTCTGCCGGGACGTCACCGAACTCCGCCGCCGCGAACGCGAGTTGATCACCAAGGACGCCACCATCCGGGAGATCCACCACCGGGTGAAGAACAACCTCCAGACCGTGGCCGCCCTGCTCAGGCTCCAGGCCCGCCGCATCGACTCCGAGCGCGGCCGGGAGGCGCTGGAGGAGGCCGTGCGCCGGGTCGGCTCGATCGCCATCGTGCACGAGACGCTGTCCCAGAACCTGGACGAGCGGGTGGAGTTCGACGACATCGCCGACCGGGTGCTGGCGATGGTCGCGGAGATCTCGCCGGGCAAGGTGACCGGCCGGCGCAGCGGACGCTTCGGCTGGCTGGACGCCGAGGTCGCCACCCCGCTGTCGATGGTGCTGACCGAAGTGCTGCAGAACGCCCTGGAGCACGGCTTCCGCGAGGGCGACACCGGCACGGTCGAGGTGTCGGCGGTCCGGGGCGGCACCACCAAGGAGGCCCGCCTGCTGGTCACCGTCCAGGACGACGGGGTCGGTCTGCCCGAGGGCTTCGACCCGCACACCGCGGGCAACCTCGGCCTCCAGATCGTCCGGACCCTGGTCGAGGGCGAACTGGGCGGCACCTTCGACATGGTCCCGGCACCGGAGCGCGGTACCCGGGTCGTCCTGGACATCCCGGTGCGCCCGCAGAAGTGA